The following proteins come from a genomic window of Ailuropoda melanoleuca isolate Jingjing chromosome 2, ASM200744v2, whole genome shotgun sequence:
- the LOC105234948 gene encoding histone H2B type 2-F has protein sequence MPDPAKSAPAPKKGSKKAVTKVQKKDGKKRKRSRKESYSVYVYKVLKQVHPDTGISSKAMGIMNSFVNDIFERIAGEASRLAHYNKRSTITSREIQTAVRLLLPGELAKHAVSEGTKAVTKYTSSK, from the coding sequence ATGCCTGATCCAGCAAAGTCGGCTCCCGCACCTAAAAAGGGCTCTAAGAAGGCGGTTACGAAAGTGCAGAAGAAGGACGGCAAGAAGCGCAAGCGCAGCCGCAAGGAGAGCTATTCCGTCTACGTGTATAAGGTGTTGAAGCAGGTTCATCCGGACACCGGCATCTCGTCCAAGGCCATGGGCATCATGAACTCCTTCGTCAACGACATCTTCGAGCGCATCGCCGGCGAGGCCTCCCGCCTGGCGCATTACAACAAACGCTCGACCATCACGTCCCGGGAGATCCAGACGGCCGTGCGCCTGCTGCTGCCCGGCGAGCTGGCCAAGCACGCCGTGTCCGAGGGCACCAAGGCGGTCACCAAGTACACCAGCTCGAAGTAA
- the LOC100471070 gene encoding histone H3, with protein sequence MARTKQTARKSTGGKAPRKQLATKAARKSAPATGGVKKPHRYRPGTVALREIRRYQKSTELLIRKLPFQRLVREIAQDFKTDLRFQSSAVMALQEASEAYLVGLFEDTNLCAIHAKRVTIMPKDIQLARRIRGERA encoded by the coding sequence ATGGCTCGTACGAAGCAGACCGCCCGCAAGTCGACCGGTGGGAAGGCCCCGCGCAAGCAGCTGGCCACCAAGGCGGCCCGCAAGAGTGCGCCGGCCACGGGCGGCGTGAAGAAGCCGCACCGCTACCGGCCGGGCACCGTGGCCCTGCGCGAGATCCGGCGCTACCAGAAGTCCACGGAGCTGCTGATCCGCAAGCTGCCGTTCCAGCGGCTGGTGCGCGAGATCGCGCAGGACTTCAAGACGGACCTGCGCTTCCAGAGCTCGGCGGTGATGGCGCTGCAGGAGGCGAGCGAGGCCTACCTGGTGGGGCTGTTCGAGGACACGAACCTGTGCGCCATCCACGCCAAGCGCGTCACCATCATGCCCAAGGACATCCAGCTGGCTCGCCGCATCCGCGGGGAGCGGGCTTAA
- the LOC100471319 gene encoding histone H4 — protein sequence MSGRGKGGKGLGKGGAKRHRKVLRDNIQGITKPAIRRLARRGGVKRISGLIYEETRGVLKVFLENVIRDAVTYTEHAKRKTVTAMDVVYALKRQGRTLYGFGG from the coding sequence ATGTCGGGAAGAGGAAAAGGCGGTAAGGGGTTAGGCAAGGGTGGTGCTAAGCGCCATCGTAAGGTCTTGAGAGATAACATCCAAGGCATTACTAAGCCGGCGATTCGGCGCCTTGCTCGGCGTGGAGGAGTCAAGCGCATCTCTGGCCTCATCTATGAAGAGACCCGGGGTGTGCTAAAGGTGTTCCTAGAGAACGTCATTCGGGACGCAGTCACCTACACCGAGCACGCCAAGCGCAAGACTGTCACTGCCATGGACGTGGTGTATGCCCTCAAGCGGCAGGGACGTACCCTGTATGGCTTCGGAGGCTAA